TACGCTGTCACTCAAGTATGCGCTCGAGAAGCTCGGCTTCAGCCCCTGCTATCACATGATGGAAGTATTTCCGCGCCCCCATCACGTCGCGGCCTGGCACGCGGTCGCCTTCGGCCAGGAAATCGATTGGGATTCGATGTTCGAGGATTTCAGCGCCGCGGTGGATTGGCCGGCGGCGCGCTATTGGCGCGAGCTGGCCTCGCACTTTCCCGATGCCAAAGTGATCCTGTCATTGCGCAGCGCGGACTCGTGGTACAAGAGCATGACCGAAACGATCTACCAACCCATGAAAAATCCGGCCCGCGGCGATGCGCCGCCGCTCGTCAAGCTGCAGAACGAAATGGTGCGCAAGGCGATCCTGAGCGACACTTTCGAAGATCGCTTCGAAGATCGCGATCATGCAATCAATGTTTTTCATCGCCACAACCAACAAGTGCGCGATGCGATCGATCCGGCGCAGCTCCTGGTGTTCGAAGCGCGCCACGGATGGGAGCCTTTGTGCAACTTTCTCGAGGTTGCGGTTCCGGCCGAGCCGTATCCGCACGTCAATGACACTGCATCGACGCAGGCGATGATTCAGAAAATGCGCGCCGCGGCGAGACGGCCGCCATCCTGAGTCGAGTTGCGCAACCTCCGGTTGATCGTGGCATCAAGCTTCGCTTGCGATCAGAATATTCAGTTGGGCGCGCACAGCGCTCAATCACAACAGGACACGGTTATGGGGAAATTAGTATTGGTGCGTCATGGCGAGAGTGAAGGAAATGTCACGCGCATCTTCACCACGACGCCGATCACGCTGCCGCTGACGGAGCTCGGCCGGCGTCAGGCTCGCGCGGCCGCGGATCTTGTGCAATC
This genomic window from Candidatus Binataceae bacterium contains:
- a CDS encoding sulfotransferase encodes the protein MPLRVIGAGFGRTGTLSLKYALEKLGFSPCYHMMEVFPRPHHVAAWHAVAFGQEIDWDSMFEDFSAAVDWPAARYWRELASHFPDAKVILSLRSADSWYKSMTETIYQPMKNPARGDAPPLVKLQNEMVRKAILSDTFEDRFEDRDHAINVFHRHNQQVRDAIDPAQLLVFEARHGWEPLCNFLEVAVPAEPYPHVNDTASTQAMIQKMRAAARRPPS